From Oscillospiraceae bacterium CM, a single genomic window includes:
- the miaA gene encoding tRNA (adenosine(37)-N6)-dimethylallyltransferase MiaA produces the protein MSQKIAVIAGPTATGKTALGITLAKRLGGEVISADAMQVYRAMNIGTAKTTVAEQQGIRHHMLDVASPFESYSVARYVQEASACADDILSRGRLPIVVGGTGLYIEALIAGNEFSPVGDAALRQRLSDRYDGSGGEALLEELARVDPQAGARLHANDKKRIIRALEIFELTGKPMSEHDSQTKKRPPRYDACRIVLSYGNRAELYEAINRRVDNMMADGLLGEVRQLLDAGLTLAHTAMQAIGYKELARAITTNQDIQVAVDEIKRETRRYAKRQLSWFRREPGAHWILWEKEPDFDTGLQLSTKYLETNG, from the coding sequence ATGAGCCAGAAGATCGCCGTCATCGCGGGGCCGACGGCAACAGGGAAGACAGCGCTCGGGATTACCCTCGCAAAGCGGCTGGGCGGTGAAGTCATCTCCGCCGACGCAATGCAGGTCTATCGCGCTATGAATATCGGCACCGCCAAGACGACAGTGGCGGAACAACAGGGCATTCGCCACCATATGCTTGACGTGGCGTCTCCCTTTGAAAGCTATTCCGTGGCTCGCTATGTCCAAGAGGCGTCCGCCTGCGCCGACGATATTTTAAGCCGCGGTAGGCTGCCGATTGTTGTTGGCGGAACAGGCCTTTATATCGAGGCGCTGATTGCCGGGAACGAGTTCTCCCCTGTCGGGGACGCCGCACTGCGCCAACGCCTTTCCGACCGTTATGACGGGTCCGGGGGCGAGGCACTTTTAGAGGAACTGGCGCGCGTTGACCCGCAGGCTGGGGCACGACTTCACGCTAATGACAAAAAGCGCATCATCCGCGCCCTCGAAATATTTGAGCTGACAGGGAAACCAATGTCTGAGCACGACAGCCAGACGAAAAAGCGCCCGCCGCGTTATGACGCGTGCCGCATTGTGCTCTCTTATGGCAACAGGGCCGAGTTATACGAGGCCATCAACCGGCGCGTCGACAACATGATGGCAGACGGGCTGCTTGGCGAGGTCAGGCAACTTCTGGACGCCGGACTCACACTTGCGCATACGGCGATGCAGGCCATTGGTTATAAAGAGCTCGCGCGGGCGATAACGACAAATCAGGATATCCAAGTGGCTGTCGACGAGATTAAACGAGAAACACGGCGATATGCCAAAAGGCAGCTGTCGTGGTTTCGCCGCGAGCCCGGTGCGCACTGGATTTTATGGGAGAAAGAGCCCGATTTTGATACCGGCCTGCAGCTTTCGACAAAGTATTTGGAGACGAACGGATAG
- a CDS encoding cell division protein SepF, with protein MGFLNELKKLTRPYDDDDDEFEDFKPHAAEEIPITPRTPTQARSSYGGFEERRDSNKVVNIHATAQLQVVLVKPERFENAAEVADHLREKRTVVLNLEQTNKDIARRLIDFLSGVAYAQEGKIKKVAVNTYIITPYNVDLLGDLIDELENNGLYF; from the coding sequence ATGGGATTTTTAAATGAGCTGAAAAAGCTGACACGGCCGTACGATGACGACGACGATGAATTTGAGGATTTTAAGCCGCACGCGGCTGAGGAAATCCCCATTACGCCGAGGACGCCGACACAGGCCAGAAGCTCTTACGGTGGCTTTGAGGAGCGGCGCGACAGCAACAAGGTCGTCAATATTCACGCTACAGCGCAGCTGCAGGTTGTATTAGTCAAGCCGGAGCGGTTTGAAAACGCTGCCGAGGTCGCCGACCATCTCCGAGAGAAGCGTACGGTTGTCTTGAATCTGGAGCAAACGAACAAGGATATTGCCAGGCGGCTCATCGATTTTCTCAGCGGCGTGGCCTACGCGCAGGAGGGGAAAATTAAAAAGGTTGCCGTTAACACATACATCATCACACCATATAACGTCGATCTTTTAGGTGACCTCATCGACGAGCTTGAAAATAACGGGCTTTATTTCTGA
- the mutL gene encoding DNA mismatch repair endonuclease MutL — protein sequence MARILQLDAHVADLIAAGEVVERPASVVKELMENAIDAGATSVTVEIKNGGMTYIRVTDNGCGIASDDAQTAFLRHATSKLRDERGLEAITTLGFRGEALAAIAAVSRIELLTREAGAPEGTGLVIEGGTVTEKTAAGCPDGTTMIVRDLFFNTPARQKFMKTDRAEGAAVSAQIICCALSHPEVSVRYLKDGKEECHTPGDGQISSCVYSIFGRDFAGSLLEATTSDGDISVSGFVSSPSAARGNRSYQFFFVNGRHVKSKTLQAALEQAYKNTLFTGRFPACVLYVTLRPSCVDVNVHPTKTEVKFLNDHQAFDGVYYAARSSLEGETQRPLITLSPGTSKVLSSESQPTAPNTYSNVTNGGRLPDSSPPPQITDRHGRLPGGFKSRVPSATERPLYASVRDETRVAYQSLKTPGDSAAIAVEAVTVPIAEMPTQREHRIVGEALDTYIIAEQAGTLWLIDKHAAHERIHFDRLKDQKQVTMSQLLMTPVICQLGREDMALVQENITLFEQLGFQIDAFGDGSVAIRQIPADILIDGAEAVLEELCTILRRSGALSGEARRDALLQSIACKAAIKAGRASEPMEIETLVKRVLSGDVRYCPHGRPVAVELTKTALDKYFKRT from the coding sequence TTGGCCAGAATTCTGCAGCTTGACGCGCATGTTGCCGACTTGATTGCCGCCGGTGAGGTGGTTGAACGGCCGGCGTCTGTCGTCAAGGAGCTCATGGAAAATGCAATTGACGCCGGGGCAACAAGTGTAACGGTCGAAATTAAAAACGGCGGCATGACGTATATCCGCGTGACGGATAACGGCTGCGGCATTGCCTCGGACGATGCCCAGACAGCATTTTTGCGTCATGCCACCAGTAAGCTGCGCGACGAACGAGGCCTTGAAGCTATTACAACGCTTGGATTCCGCGGCGAGGCGCTGGCCGCCATAGCCGCCGTGTCAAGAATCGAGCTGCTCACGCGGGAAGCGGGCGCGCCGGAGGGAACCGGCCTCGTCATTGAGGGCGGCACCGTGACAGAAAAGACGGCCGCCGGTTGCCCGGACGGAACAACGATGATCGTACGAGACTTGTTTTTTAATACGCCCGCGCGACAGAAATTTATGAAAACCGATAGGGCAGAGGGGGCCGCGGTCTCTGCGCAAATCATCTGCTGCGCCCTGTCGCATCCGGAGGTCTCCGTCCGCTATCTCAAGGACGGGAAGGAAGAGTGCCACACACCCGGCGACGGACAGATATCGTCCTGCGTGTACAGCATTTTCGGCCGCGACTTTGCCGGCAGCCTGCTCGAAGCAACGACGAGCGACGGAGACATTTCCGTCAGTGGCTTTGTATCGTCGCCTTCCGCCGCGCGCGGGAACAGAAGCTATCAGTTCTTTTTCGTCAATGGACGCCACGTGAAGTCAAAAACGCTGCAGGCTGCTTTAGAACAAGCTTATAAAAACACGCTTTTCACCGGGCGGTTCCCGGCTTGCGTCTTATACGTCACACTGCGGCCGTCCTGTGTGGACGTCAACGTTCATCCGACAAAAACAGAAGTGAAATTCCTGAACGATCATCAGGCGTTCGACGGTGTTTATTACGCCGCGCGCTCATCGCTGGAAGGCGAAACACAACGCCCGCTCATCACGCTATCGCCTGGAACATCGAAGGTACTTTCTTCGGAAAGTCAGCCGACAGCCCCCAATACATACAGCAACGTGACAAACGGGGGACGACTGCCCGACAGCAGCCCACCGCCACAAATAACAGACCGGCACGGGCGACTGCCAGGCGGCTTTAAAAGCCGGGTGCCGTCCGCAACGGAGCGACCGCTTTACGCATCGGTTCGCGATGAGACAAGAGTAGCATATCAATCTTTAAAAACACCTGGCGATAGCGCCGCTATCGCCGTTGAAGCAGTGACCGTGCCGATTGCCGAAATGCCGACACAGCGGGAACACCGCATCGTCGGCGAAGCGCTTGACACCTACATTATTGCCGAGCAGGCGGGGACGCTTTGGCTCATTGACAAGCACGCCGCCCATGAACGGATTCATTTTGACAGATTAAAGGATCAAAAACAAGTGACGATGTCACAATTGCTTATGACGCCCGTTATTTGCCAACTCGGGCGTGAAGATATGGCACTCGTGCAGGAAAATATCACGCTTTTTGAGCAGCTTGGTTTTCAAATCGACGCCTTTGGCGATGGGTCGGTGGCAATCCGTCAAATACCAGCCGACATATTAATTGACGGCGCCGAAGCGGTGCTTGAAGAGCTTTGTACCATCCTGCGCCGAAGCGGCGCTCTAAGCGGCGAAGCACGGCGGGACGCCCTCCTGCAGTCAATTGCCTGCAAGGCGGCAATCAAGGCCGGGCGTGCGTCGGAGCCGATGGAGATTGAAACGCTTGTAAAAAGGGTTCTCTCCGGTGACGTGCGTTATTGCCCGCATGGGCGGCCGGTGGCTGTCGAACTGACAAAAACGGCGCTGGACAAATATTTCAAACGAACGTAG
- a CDS encoding DUF4445 domain-containing protein codes for MPPIVKIYQSGELIATAQAIEGESLYERIIASDVYLEAPCGGKGKCGKCLVQLEPGGEKVRACQTFIHGDMDVYIPDEMKMKIAGSDSKAKAVSHSGRLGVAIDIGTTTVVVHLTDLANCARLATASGVNAQRTYGADVISRIQFCIKNGHETLTRVIREQLADLMQEACGKIGAELKDIHYISIAGNTIMQHLADDLSPIEMAMIPFHPLSLFGDERPAGKDFPVADDAIVYYAPCVYAYVGGDITAGMIAANIEDIPGPCVYMDIGTNGEIVLKVGDKYYCCATAAGPAFEGAEITKGMAAIDGAISHLKWVDNKLELSVIGDAAPLGLCGSGLMDALAVLVHTGAVDSSGRLLFADKIEGPISELIGEIDGKPVFWLSRENDVYMTRNDIRKLQLAKAAIAGGIQTLLNAAGVTAKDINSFLIAGGFGSFLDQVSAATIGLFPKEFLPYAKTMGNMAGEGAAVALCSAEARERLQKLYENIEVVELSTSKYFTLQFIEQMTF; via the coding sequence ATGCCCCCTATCGTCAAAATCTACCAGTCTGGTGAACTTATCGCCACCGCACAAGCCATCGAGGGCGAATCTCTGTATGAGCGCATTATCGCGTCGGACGTCTATCTTGAAGCGCCTTGCGGCGGCAAAGGTAAATGCGGCAAATGCCTCGTCCAGCTTGAACCGGGCGGCGAAAAGGTGCGCGCCTGTCAGACGTTTATTCACGGGGATATGGATGTTTACATCCCGGACGAGATGAAAATGAAAATCGCCGGCTCCGATTCCAAAGCAAAGGCTGTTTCGCACTCCGGCCGACTCGGCGTTGCGATCGATATCGGAACGACAACCGTCGTTGTGCATTTAACTGACCTTGCAAATTGCGCGCGGTTGGCGACGGCTAGCGGCGTCAACGCACAGCGGACATACGGTGCCGACGTCATCAGCCGTATTCAGTTCTGTATCAAAAACGGCCACGAAACTTTAACACGTGTTATCCGTGAACAGCTTGCTGATTTGATGCAAGAGGCTTGCGGTAAAATCGGTGCCGAATTAAAGGATATTCATTACATATCGATTGCAGGAAACACCATCATGCAGCACCTGGCGGACGATCTTTCCCCGATTGAGATGGCCATGATCCCGTTTCATCCTCTTTCCCTTTTTGGTGACGAGCGCCCCGCTGGCAAGGATTTTCCCGTTGCTGACGACGCGATCGTCTACTATGCCCCGTGTGTCTACGCTTACGTCGGCGGCGACATTACGGCCGGTATGATCGCGGCAAATATCGAAGATATCCCCGGCCCTTGTGTCTATATGGACATCGGAACAAACGGAGAAATCGTTTTGAAGGTTGGCGACAAATATTACTGCTGTGCGACGGCAGCCGGTCCGGCTTTTGAAGGTGCTGAAATTACCAAAGGCATGGCGGCTATCGACGGTGCCATCAGTCACTTGAAATGGGTCGATAATAAGCTTGAACTGTCCGTCATTGGAGACGCCGCACCTCTCGGCCTTTGCGGCTCCGGCCTGATGGACGCCTTGGCCGTCCTCGTCCACACGGGCGCTGTTGATTCAAGCGGTCGTCTGCTCTTCGCGGATAAGATTGAAGGCCCCATTTCCGAGCTAATCGGCGAAATTGACGGCAAGCCTGTTTTCTGGCTCTCGCGTGAAAATGATGTCTACATGACGCGCAACGATATTCGAAAGCTCCAGCTGGCAAAGGCTGCCATTGCGGGCGGTATTCAAACGCTGTTAAACGCAGCCGGTGTCACGGCCAAGGATATTAATTCATTTCTCATCGCCGGGGGCTTTGGCAGTTTTCTCGATCAGGTCAGCGCCGCAACGATCGGCCTGTTCCCGAAGGAGTTCCTTCCTTACGCCAAAACGATGGGGAATATGGCGGGCGAAGGCGCTGCCGTTGCCTTATGCTCGGCGGAAGCAAGAGAACGCCTTCAAAAGCTGTACGAGAATATCGAGGTCGTTGAGCTGTCAACAAGCAAGTATTTTACGCTCCAGTTTATTGAACAAATGACTTTCTAA
- a CDS encoding IS30 family transposase, producing the protein MDNNDSITVSAERKKGQHLSLEDRGAVKALLKQGLGVRGIARNIGCSPSTISYELRRGTPTRKSNRGQAPGYSPKLGEAIYKANRRACVKPLKAGSCKTFIDWVVKQIREHKWSLDSCCGYAKRQRLYSEDQMVCTRTLYNMVWAGLLPITPTELPEALKRSTRKARGRENKKHYGTSISARPEIASLRIEGGHWEGDTVVGKRAGKEAVVLSLLEKKTEHYIAIRIPGKTSDAVMSAMKSLRAEYGERFSQIFKTITVDNGSEFADFAEVEAWGSQIYFAHPYSSWERPQNERHNGLFRTFVPKGTSIEQYTDEDILSAADELNGRPRKKLGYHTPEELFEAFLDSEYAA; encoded by the coding sequence ATGGATAACAATGATTCTATCACAGTCAGCGCAGAACGCAAGAAAGGGCAACACTTGAGCTTGGAAGATCGTGGTGCTGTCAAAGCCCTCTTGAAGCAGGGACTTGGCGTACGCGGCATCGCCCGAAACATTGGCTGTTCACCGTCCACCATCTCATACGAGTTAAGGCGAGGTACACCGACACGGAAGAGCAACAGGGGCCAAGCACCTGGCTATTCTCCGAAACTCGGCGAGGCCATCTACAAGGCTAATCGAAGGGCTTGTGTCAAGCCCCTCAAAGCAGGCTCCTGCAAGACTTTCATTGACTGGGTAGTCAAGCAGATCCGGGAACACAAGTGGTCGCTGGATTCCTGCTGCGGATATGCGAAGCGACAGCGTTTGTACAGTGAAGATCAGATGGTTTGTACCCGCACTCTGTACAACATGGTCTGGGCAGGCTTGCTTCCCATCACGCCGACCGAACTGCCGGAAGCCTTAAAACGCAGCACCCGAAAGGCCAGGGGCAGGGAAAACAAAAAGCACTACGGCACAAGCATTTCCGCCCGTCCTGAGATCGCTTCCCTTCGTATAGAAGGCGGCCACTGGGAGGGCGACACCGTGGTTGGAAAACGAGCTGGGAAAGAGGCAGTTGTACTCTCTCTGCTGGAGAAGAAGACCGAGCACTACATCGCCATTCGTATTCCCGGAAAGACCAGTGATGCGGTGATGTCTGCCATGAAAAGCCTACGCGCTGAGTACGGGGAACGTTTTTCACAGATTTTTAAGACGATTACCGTAGACAACGGCAGCGAGTTCGCCGACTTTGCAGAAGTCGAGGCTTGGGGTTCCCAGATCTACTTTGCCCACCCATACAGCTCTTGGGAACGTCCTCAGAACGAAAGGCATAATGGACTGTTCCGGACCTTCGTTCCAAAGGGAACATCTATTGAGCAGTATACAGACGAGGACATCCTGTCCGCTGCTGATGAGTTAAATGGGCGACCCCGGAAGAAGCTCGGATACCACACGCCAGAGGAACTATTTGAAGCCTTTCTTGATTCCGAATACGCAGCCTGA
- a CDS encoding DUF2284 domain-containing protein, translating into MLDYDDLIKRALDSGFTNAGPLDVATLEFMPQVRDMCASDRCRSYNKSWACPPAIGTLEEMRDKVTKYSKGLLVQTVKKLNSTFDWKTMEQTGKDQAANLLTFCDNLSEDFPNLLALGAGTCTRCKTCAYLDGEPCRFPDKLIYSMEACGLFVSKVCKANDLAYNYGSDHVAYTGCVLLE; encoded by the coding sequence ATGCTTGATTATGATGATTTAATTAAACGAGCGCTTGATTCCGGCTTTACGAACGCGGGCCCGCTGGACGTTGCAACGCTTGAATTTATGCCGCAAGTTCGTGATATGTGCGCTTCTGACCGCTGCCGCAGCTATAACAAATCTTGGGCTTGCCCACCGGCGATCGGGACACTGGAAGAAATGCGCGACAAGGTGACGAAGTACTCCAAGGGTCTGCTCGTGCAAACCGTTAAGAAGCTCAACAGCACCTTTGATTGGAAAACGATGGAGCAAACAGGAAAGGATCAGGCAGCGAACCTTTTAACGTTCTGCGATAATCTGTCTGAAGATTTTCCGAACCTTCTCGCTTTGGGTGCCGGTACATGCACCCGATGCAAAACATGCGCGTATTTAGACGGTGAGCCGTGCCGGTTTCCAGATAAGCTCATCTACTCCATGGAAGCCTGCGGTCTCTTCGTCAGCAAGGTTTGCAAAGCGAATGACTTGGCATACAATTACGGGTCAGACCATGTCGCCTATACCGGCTGCGTCCTGCTTGAGTAA
- a CDS encoding alanine racemase, which produces MKYLVIDRRVVRNNLKVVKERSEDAEIYADLSANACGMGLLEIAKLLRDEGIRSYAVSDPKDAAFLRSNGFQQEKIMMLRSTADPDELGELLEANVICTVGSYDAAVALNGIAEARKTVADVLIKVDTGLGRYGFLPGETDKMAAIFKYMSNLAVIGMFTSYAASWSNKKLTMQQFNSFNAVLDKITEMGFEPGAAHACDSAALFRYNYGRMDAVRIDTALSGRMPGKNAPGISRVGYIEAGIEEIGWFPKGHRIGAEHSIVTKKPTKIAILSVGYYHGFGVDRHMSLGILSFFLRHRYNKLFVKIGGQRAKVLGNVGLLHTILDVTNIDCAVGDPVYLDVDPVNVKGLPILYL; this is translated from the coding sequence ATGAAATATCTGGTTATTGACAGGCGCGTCGTCCGAAATAATCTCAAGGTCGTTAAGGAACGCTCGGAAGATGCGGAAATCTATGCGGACCTGAGTGCCAATGCCTGTGGCATGGGGCTTTTGGAAATTGCAAAGCTCCTGCGTGATGAGGGCATTCGCTCATATGCCGTCTCCGACCCGAAGGACGCCGCCTTTCTCCGCAGCAACGGGTTTCAACAGGAAAAAATCATGATGCTTCGTTCAACAGCGGACCCCGACGAGCTGGGGGAATTGCTGGAGGCAAACGTTATCTGTACCGTTGGCTCTTATGACGCGGCCGTTGCCCTTAACGGCATCGCAGAAGCGCGGAAAACAGTTGCCGATGTGCTCATAAAGGTCGATACCGGTCTTGGCCGCTACGGCTTTCTGCCGGGAGAAACAGATAAAATGGCGGCGATTTTTAAATATATGTCGAACCTTGCCGTTATCGGCATGTTTACATCATACGCGGCGTCCTGGAGCAACAAGAAACTGACGATGCAGCAATTCAACAGCTTTAACGCCGTCCTCGATAAAATCACGGAAATGGGCTTTGAACCGGGTGCCGCGCATGCATGTGACTCGGCAGCCCTTTTCCGCTATAATTATGGGCGGATGGATGCCGTTCGTATCGACACGGCGCTTTCCGGCAGGATGCCGGGCAAAAACGCCCCGGGGATCAGCCGCGTCGGTTATATCGAAGCAGGAATCGAAGAAATCGGCTGGTTTCCGAAAGGCCACCGCATCGGCGCGGAGCACAGCATCGTGACGAAAAAGCCGACGAAGATCGCCATATTGTCCGTCGGGTATTATCACGGCTTCGGCGTTGACCGCCACATGAGCCTCGGTATCCTGAGCTTTTTCCTCAGGCACCGGTATAACAAGCTGTTTGTCAAAATAGGCGGGCAGCGCGCCAAAGTGCTCGGCAACGTTGGCCTTCTGCACACGATTCTTGATGTGACGAACATTGACTGCGCCGTCGGAGACCCCGTTTACCTTGATGTTGACCCAGTCAACGTGAAGGGGCTTCCGATTTTATATTTATAG
- the miaB gene encoding tRNA (N6-isopentenyl adenosine(37)-C2)-methylthiotransferase MiaB, with protein sequence MRRLGDRNSARSVQPLAFVDTYGCQQNESDSQRLRGMLDCMGYRLTQNEREADVIVINTCAVREHAEMRVFGNVGALVHTKKEKPEQIIALCGCMVQQQHVADKIRRSYRHVDLVFGPQALWRFPELLEQVLLARGRVFSIDDAPDAIAEGLPVLRDGRVKAWLSIMYGCNNFCSYCIVPYVRGRERSRHPDDILSEARALIKDGYKDLTLLGQNVNSYGRGLSEKIDFSELLRRINALDGDFLIRFMTSHPKDASDRLFEAMAISPKVARHLHLPFQAGSNRILAAMNRGYTKEQYLHLVEKARQYMPDIVLTSDIIVGFPGETYDDFLETLDVIEKARFDALFTFLYSKREGTPAGRMPDDVPKQEKQRRFDDLLSRQNAISEEKHREYVGKTLRVLVDGEAEDVLYPLTGRTNGGRLVHLSGDQSKIGSFQNAAIIHCNTWALFGELI encoded by the coding sequence ATGCGGCGGCTCGGCGACAGGAACAGCGCCCGCTCCGTCCAGCCGCTTGCTTTTGTTGACACATACGGCTGCCAACAGAACGAATCGGACAGCCAGCGCCTGCGCGGCATGCTCGATTGTATGGGTTATCGCTTAACGCAAAACGAACGTGAAGCGGATGTTATCGTCATCAACACCTGCGCCGTCCGTGAGCACGCGGAAATGCGTGTTTTCGGCAACGTCGGCGCGCTCGTGCACACGAAAAAAGAGAAACCAGAGCAGATTATAGCCCTTTGCGGCTGCATGGTGCAGCAGCAGCACGTGGCTGATAAAATTCGGCGCTCCTATCGGCATGTCGACCTCGTTTTCGGGCCCCAGGCACTATGGCGCTTTCCGGAGCTATTAGAACAGGTCCTTTTGGCGCGCGGCCGCGTGTTTTCGATTGATGACGCACCGGATGCCATCGCGGAGGGGCTGCCCGTCCTGCGGGACGGGCGCGTCAAAGCCTGGCTGTCCATCATGTATGGCTGTAACAATTTCTGTTCCTACTGTATCGTCCCATATGTCCGCGGCCGTGAGCGGAGCCGCCACCCGGACGATATTTTATCGGAAGCACGCGCGCTTATAAAAGACGGCTATAAGGACCTCACACTGCTTGGGCAAAACGTTAATTCCTATGGCCGGGGTTTGTCTGAGAAAATCGATTTTTCTGAGCTTTTGCGCCGGATTAACGCGCTTGACGGTGACTTTTTAATTCGTTTTATGACAAGTCATCCGAAAGACGCCTCCGACCGTCTTTTCGAAGCGATGGCAATCAGCCCAAAAGTGGCACGCCATCTCCATTTGCCTTTTCAAGCCGGCAGTAACAGAATTCTAGCCGCGATGAATAGAGGCTATACAAAAGAGCAGTATCTTCATCTGGTTGAAAAAGCCCGGCAATATATGCCGGATATTGTTTTAACAAGTGATATCATCGTCGGTTTCCCCGGCGAAACGTATGACGATTTTCTTGAAACGCTGGATGTCATCGAAAAAGCACGCTTTGATGCTTTATTTACATTTCTGTATTCAAAACGCGAGGGGACGCCTGCCGGGCGCATGCCCGACGATGTGCCAAAGCAGGAAAAACAGCGCCGTTTTGACGACTTATTGTCCCGCCAGAACGCGATATCTGAAGAAAAGCATCGCGAATACGTCGGCAAGACGCTGCGCGTTCTCGTGGACGGCGAGGCGGAAGATGTTCTCTATCCGCTGACCGGCAGGACAAACGGCGGCCGCCTTGTCCATCTCTCCGGCGATCAATCGAAAATTGGCTCATTTCAAAATGCGGCAATTATTCATTGCAATACGTGGGCGCTTTTTGGAGAGCTTATTTAA
- a CDS encoding YggS family pyridoxal phosphate-dependent enzyme, with the protein MTIADRVKAVRDQIGDAALRSGRRPEDITLVAAAKMNTAEKVRAAIEAGVDAVGENRVQEMLQKNDEGAYRGVPLHFIGHLQTNKVRQVVGVCRMIESVDSEELLALIGKKAQSLNMTQDILIEVNIGRELSKSGVLPERLDDILAAASKTPGISVRGLMAVPPIYGNFSGSDHYFEEMYKLFVDIRVKKYDNISMHYLSMGMSDTFTAAIHAGANMVRVGSAIFGERFYP; encoded by the coding sequence ATGACAATAGCAGACCGCGTGAAAGCCGTCCGTGACCAAATCGGCGATGCAGCACTTCGCTCCGGCCGTCGGCCCGAAGACATTACGCTCGTTGCCGCCGCCAAAATGAACACGGCGGAAAAGGTGCGCGCGGCAATTGAGGCTGGGGTGGACGCCGTCGGCGAAAACCGCGTGCAGGAGATGCTGCAAAAAAACGACGAGGGCGCGTATCGCGGCGTACCGCTGCATTTTATTGGCCATCTGCAGACAAATAAGGTGCGCCAGGTTGTCGGCGTGTGCCGGATGATCGAGTCGGTCGATTCCGAAGAGCTCCTCGCCCTCATCGGGAAAAAGGCGCAGTCTCTGAACATGACGCAGGACATCCTGATCGAAGTCAATATCGGCAGGGAGCTCAGTAAATCCGGTGTTTTGCCGGAGCGGCTCGATGATATATTGGCTGCCGCGTCCAAAACGCCGGGAATTTCCGTCAGGGGGTTAATGGCCGTTCCGCCTATTTATGGAAATTTCAGCGGTAGTGACCATTATTTCGAAGAAATGTACAAGCTTTTTGTTGACATAAGAGTAAAAAAATATGATAATATCTCTATGCATTATCTGTCAATGGGCATGAGCGACACTTTTACCGCGGCGATACATGCCGGGGCAAATATGGTGCGTGTTGGGTCCGCGATATTTGGAGAGCGATTTTATCCGTAA
- the hfq gene encoding RNA chaperone Hfq → MAKIQNLQDIFLNQARCSKQQVTVFLVNGFQLRGNVTGFDSFTVVLDTEGKQQLIYKHAISTIIPSRAVNLMAENDAGGV, encoded by the coding sequence ATGGCAAAAATTCAGAATTTACAGGACATTTTTCTCAATCAGGCGCGATGCAGCAAACAACAGGTAACGGTTTTTCTCGTCAACGGATTTCAGCTGCGCGGAAACGTGACGGGGTTTGACAGTTTTACCGTCGTGCTTGACACGGAGGGAAAGCAGCAACTCATTTACAAGCACGCAATTTCGACGATCATTCCGTCCAGAGCGGTCAATCTGATGGCCGAAAATGACGCAGGCGGTGTGTAA